The sequence below is a genomic window from Lolium perenne isolate Kyuss_39 chromosome 7, Kyuss_2.0, whole genome shotgun sequence.
ccaagcacttttgcatcatcctctggtatgttgctcccgcgtttttcagacaaaaaggcattgttctgtagcaaaacacgccgtaaggtgtgatgaacgctgttttgacctcatattcttctttcaatctgatctggttataaccagagtatgcatccaagaaggaaagacgttcacatcctgctgtggagtcgatgatttgatcgatcctcgggaggggaaagtgatcctttggacaatgtttattgagacacgtaaaatcgacgcacatgcgaaggactttagtgtttttcttcggcaccaacactggatttgctacccatgtggcctctgtatgcagctccttgataaaaccagcttctcttagtcgatcgatttctgacagcatagctttgcggtttggctccgaaaaacactGCAAAGGTTgtttattggtctcgctaatggatccaagtttaggtggtgctcggcaagttccctgggtactcctggcatgtcagctggacaccatgcgaagattttccagtgctcacggaggaactcgatgagcgtgctttcctatgcgaggtccatgtcctttgcaatggacgtcgtcttttttgggtctgtcgggtgaatctgcacctccttagaatttttctcagtgttgaaagttgattctttgtttggccttcctacatctggcagcacatcatagtcagtcgtgagtcttgacgccatgtattctgcttgcatcccgaaagtttctgacagtcgatgaaaatccttatcgcacttatcggctagcgcaaagctttctttgactgtgattggtcccttaggcccaggcatcctccatagcaggtacgtgtaatgtggtaccgccataaacatagcatatgctgggcgtcccaacaaagcgtggtattgtgatgggaaatccacgacttcgaattccagcctctctattctgtaattttatcgggtcccaaactgaacgtcgagattaatcttccccagcggataacttggcttctccggtgtgataccgtggaatcgcgtgtcggttggttttaggtttgctagggatatgttcatcttccttagtgtatctgcatacataaggtttaaactgctgccgccatctatgaacactcgagatacgtcgaatcctgcaattattgctggtaagataagtgctgattgccctggttgaggaacttgctgtggatgatccgctattgtgaagccaatatcttgccctgaccagttaagatactcgactgttggtggaggcatcttctctgccatgaacacctgtcgcgagtttactttctgagctctattggatggcctgcctttctgaatcatcgagaccgctccattggaattgggatcaacataagacggtggtgcaggtgctgccgcaattctgagctgatgtcgattatcgtccgtaattgcgggaggaggtggcaggtgaatctcactcctgggtccttgaggatttctgggtgctgcctgagcattggcatgccctgcctaccttaacattgcctgaaaatttcggcaatccttctgcaagtgtcccgactgtctttttccgttgttgtcaagataaaaatgcatttgacacggcccgttcatcatctcctcgggagacacgaaaggcctctgaaacctcgacccggtattttgcctgttgtttcgagagtcatctctattgtcgcctcgctgctcgttgctcctctggtaatcatctctattgtttcctccggcgcttgctcggaagccagccgaaatttgcctaggtgcatcatagcccgagtactgccgaggaaatcgtcgcctattttgataatttcggccgcggtcctcctctggtgacctatgccgtttgttgtgaacatcatcttctccatctgcccatctgtttgctatctccatcaatgctgatactatctttggattggttctccccaaatcctcgacaaaatctcctcgcctgattcctgcgacaaacgcatctatcgctctctcgtcagatatattctctgccgagtttttgatgatattccacctttggatgtattttctcattgattcgtctggcttctgtcgacacgccctcaattcctctagcgatgcgggtttttttgcaggtggaccggaaattcttgacgaatatgtcctcgaatcttccgaacgtcatctccataggctcctccagatacgcatatgcatccaaacgggagggcgggtgaggaacaaaattgacaggaccagttgcgatctgtttacctcgatccatcgcgttgcttgctgttgatgaagtcgacaatATTGAACGTGCCATCaagaccagatccttgacgcctctaattcccacagacggcgccaattgacaagggattaacttgtcaatgcctacggattgtagactagggtttagttggaagtagagggcaagtagatctcgaaggtttcagccgaaaagtactcgacgattgtgaaaactagggtttgagagacaatgattcgatgctttctttgtccctcgactcccccttatataggaggtggagccgagggattcgtattgtacaagttacagagtccgggagggtttccaactcttcccgcaagattacaaatattatctcctaatacaactctagctttccttaataacaacttgggcttccgattcttcttattcttcgagtcgtgggcgttcagtaaaccccgggtactatcttcggcaggcccattgggggtgcCTATGTCACCTGCGCCAGAAGAAGGCGGTCCACGCCTCGtagttgtcggggaagaagcgcGGCTCCACGCAttgctcgtcactgagagtgaTGAGCACCGCGTCGATCTTCGCctccagggcggcgcgacccatcgGCGGCGGCAGGATCGGGACGCCGTCTGCGCTGAGTTGCCATCCTCCTAGCGCGCGGAAGTCTggcggcgccgggtagcccgccaTGTGGAGAAGCCggccctcccattggtggagagagctgTGGCCGAAGCCATTGTTTGGCCGCGCCATCGTTCACCATTGTTTGATCGCCGCTAGCTTGCTCGAGATTGGGGAAGATTGAGCATAGTGAGCGTGGTGAATGCGGCCAGACAtggtagttcggcgataaatagaggtTGACGCGTGTGAAATCgaggcgacgacattaactcgccgcgtggaaacgACATGTCCAGCGAAGACTGACCGGTGGTAGGCTTTTTCAGCGCGCGGAACGATGATCGgtctctctcgccgacaagttggggccaccagccgCGCGAGAAACTTTCTcggtgtttcccgcgctttcgtttcgtccggagtccccgaggggccggggatggcctgggctccccggacggatgaaaggcctaatcAGGACGAAATCGAGGAACCAGGGGCGGCGACTGAGCCCATTTCGTCCATCCAGATGAAAAAAACACGTTCTGGAGgtctcgtcggggagacggcggCTGGATGCTCTTATCTAGATTTTTATGTATGTAATATGGACCGAAGAGAGTAGTTAGTTTATTACTTTCCAGATAATGAGCTGAGGTCCATCCATCCATTTCCATCTTCCTTGTCATGAGATAGGTGCATGCGAAGGAAAATATCCACATGAAAATAGCACCGGCAGGTCCATCCATCTTCCTTGTAATGAGAGGCGTGTCCGCGTGCCACCCACGAATACGCACGCACCTCTGTCCATTTCCATTTCCATCCCTTGCTCCGTAAGAAAGAGACCGGCCATGCCCACAGGCAGGCAGCCTGTCAACGATAACTCGAGTCGCTCCACCACGCTACCCCGGCCGAATACGCACGTCCACCCGCGTCGTACGTCTTCCCCAGCCAGCCAGCAAAGGGCAACACCGCCATTTCATTCCATTGCACGCCCGGAGCGCCAACGCGGCCAGCACTGGAAATAACACGGCCGAGCCGACGTCGCTGTCGTGGGACGGCAAGGGAACGCGTACGCCGCCCGTCTTCCTTCTCCTCCGATAAAAAGCCCTCCCCCTCCCACCCTCCGTCCCCGCACATCCAACCCATTTCCTCCCCCCCAAAGCCACCCAGCCTCCATCTCCAATCCCATTCCTTGCCCCGCCAGCGCCAGGCCGGCCTCCTCGCCCCCGGATCAAAGCTAGCTCCGTGTCGACCAAGGGCGCGCGAGGGGATCGTCTTTGACCTCGTATACTACAGGCGTCATGGCGCAGCGGGAcaacaaggtggaggagccgacgGAGGTGCACCTGCACGCGCCGGACATCGCGCTCTGCGCCAACAGCTGCGGCTTCCCGGCCAaccccgccaccaacaacctctgCCAGAACTGCTTCATCGCcgcctcatccacctcctccacgTCCCCGCCGTCcccgtcatcctcctcctcgcagCCGGCGCCGTTCCCGACCCTCTTCGACAAGCCTAGGGCGCCCGCCGCATCGGCGCAGCCCGTGTACGTGGCCGTCGACCGGCCGGCCGCCGGCCCCGCCGACCCGAAGGCGTCCAGGTCGTCGTCGGTCAACCGCTGCCACAGCTGCCGGAAGCGCGTCGGCCTCACGGGCTTCCGCTGCCGCTGCGGCGAGATGTTCTGCGGCTCCCACCGCTACTCGGACCGCCACGACTGCAGCTTCGACTACAAGTCCGCCGCCAGGGACGCCATCGCCAAGGAGAACCCCGTCGTGCGCGCGGCCAAGATCGTTAGGTTCTGAAGATCAAAGGACAAGGAGGACATGATGATATACACACACACGGAGAAGAAATCTCAAGAAAAATCCACTCTTTTTTCCTCTTTCTTTCCTTCCTTTGGAAAATTAAAGGCGAGCCACCTAGGTGTTACCGTGAATGAAAACGGAAAGGAGAGAAAAGGTGGAAGATGGTGATAGGGGCGGGCGCGACGAAGGACAAAACAGTGCGATGATAACCTTGTGGTTGTTGTAGTGGTGGTTGGCTGCCGGCTCGCGGCGGAGGAGATGAGGAAGATAGGGTGGGTGTGTGGTGTTGTCCCAtgatctctctatttaaaaattcAATTTCCCTATATATTTGTATAAATTATCATCAATCGATCGCTTGGGTGGTGTCATTTCTCTGCAGTATTGTTGATCGCCTTAGCTATCAATCATCGTTTTCCTTCCATCCAATCCACTGGGCGCGAATTGTCGTCGACAGCTCAACCATTGACGACGTCGGGAGCGCTGTCTGATTGATTGATACACGTACATGGCTGGAATCGGATTAGATCGGCGGGCAGGCGAATTATTGGGCAGGTGCCCACCTTCATGACGTACAGGTTCATGGTTGGGCAATTCATGGCCGTCTAAATGGATTAGTTCCAAGGCGTGGATTGAAAATTCTTGGACATGTTGCCGGTGATTGGGAACCAGTCAAAAGGTCTCCACACTATCTAGCACAATCCATGGATTTTTCTATGTGGGCATGAGCAAAAGGCGACGGCGACACCCCGTTCGCTGATCAGAATTCAGGAGCTACAAACAGGTCACCAGCTGCCGACTCCCTGCCGGGCTAGTTAGGCCGGCGAGCGACACCCATCCGCCCACCGGCGATGTCCGCAGAACGGCAGAAGATCCGTCCACGTCGAGCTTTCCGCCCGGAGGGATCTTTTCTCGGTACCACCCACCGGCCGCCGTTTAGAAATCAGGAGGAGGCGGTGGTGGCGCCACTTGCGGGATGGCATGGCATGGCATCGATCGGCATCACCGGCACAGGTCGGCAGGCACCACCACCGCTGCAGCAAGTAGCAGCCGGCGATTTTTCCTCTGCTTTTTAAATCTATCTCATCTCTAGTGATCCACCGGGGTTGCCTTCGTGGATCGGGACGTGGAACAGGCTGGAACGGGGGCCGCCGCACACGGCACACCCCGTCGCGGCTCCCGCAGGCTTCGGCTTTCTCGTCACCTCTCTTCTCTGCTTACCTGGTCGCGTCTGGCGTGCGCGGCCTGGTTATCGACAGCAGACGGCGATCGGGCGATGGACGTTTTTGCCAAATGCTGGACATAATTTCTGGCCAGCTCCAGGAATCAGCCGGTTGTAAAAGGTCATCCATGACGCATCTTCTGGATCATCTGATCAATTTAAGTTGGCGAATTTCACGCGTTCGATCGTGGTATTAAAACCCAtggaaaaaatagcgcgctatttcggtgttaatagcacgctatagcgtttCTAGACAGCCCGCGCTACATTATTTCGGCGCTATAGCACGCTAACAACGTATTTTTCGGCCgacgctattttgttatagcgcgctattttttcctTGATAAAAACGGATCGCACGTAACAATTTTTGTATAGTTTGTAACACCGGTCTCTAACATTTTATATTTAGCCACGAAATAATGGTAACCTTTTTTTTGCCAATGATAACAAAATTTCCTAACGAAACATTTAAAAAATGTGACATTGTTACACAACATTTCACTGGAATACATCCAACATTTTGGTCT
It includes:
- the LOC127316866 gene encoding zinc finger A20 and AN1 domain-containing stress-associated protein 11-like, whose protein sequence is MAQRDNKVEEPTEVHLHAPDIALCANSCGFPANPATNNLCQNCFIAASSTSSTSPPSPSSSSSQPAPFPTLFDKPRAPAASAQPVYVAVDRPAAGPADPKASRSSSVNRCHSCRKRVGLTGFRCRCGEMFCGSHRYSDRHDCSFDYKSAARDAIAKENPVVRAAKIVRF